gaaagactatatatatctaatgCATGCATGCCATATGCACAATAATCTAATAGTAAATCCAATACGTCTCAGAAAGATAAAATCGTCCATAATACCAAATTTTATTCTAAGGTTTTGATATCTCTCATAATTTGGAAGTGTATGTAAAAGTTtcttaaacataaatataacaTCCAAAGAAAAGTTGTAAACACTTAACATCTTGATTGAAGGGGAATCTCGCTAATAATTGTGACTGAACGATAGTAAGTATTATTGTAAAATATCGATCAAAATTTCAACGATATGGGCGATCCAGACCCACCACTTTGTTGTCCCTTAGCAGACGTCAACCATGACcataattagttaaaaaaaacaccaaacaaaaaccacaacttccttttaattctttttaaattctaaatttcaGACTAACAAAAAGTATTCATAAGCTGTTTCATGTATGAATTTAATATCATGAATACTAATAACTTGAGCCAttaactttaaccaaaaaaaaaaacttgaacaaTCTAATATAATTCCCTGTAACATTTAAAAGATGGAGATGGGAAAACAAGAATTCTAAAGAAACATTgtaaaaatgaaacagagacaaaTATTTTCAAGCAAGtcttgtttcatttcatttctgtttgAAAAATGACAAGTTTAAAGTCATGTCTCATATGTGTaatattattaactttaaaatataacaaaataaatatctttgattactttttgaaatgttttttatctcaagaatttggaaattttcgTTGATTGATACAttataaaatctgaaaattagATGTGAAACACGACTTTTTGTCCACCACCAATCCTCCTAGAAATTATCAGTTTATCACTCGATTActgaatgaatgaatgagtTATCTCTGAAAAGTTGTCGTACCATTTATTATCCCACGCGGATTTACTGCCGTGAGCATGACGTTACCGTATCTATCTCAAATTACTAAAATTGTCCTTTCCGATGGCCGTCTAAAGGAACTAACTCGAGGGcattttgtcattttgagAAATTGTTATGAGTTTgagtacaaaacaaaaggacaCGACGACTTTGTATTATTTGCTTCAAATCCTCTGTTCTTCACCTTCcttgttccttcttctctccttcttttttatatagattttcCTTTCATGTTGTAATACTTTTATTCTATTAGCGTTCATATTCAGCTAAACAGACATTGCGCCGCCGTTAAGTCGAAAGGatagaaagaaattaaagaaagaagaagcttgttgtCTTTGCTTCTTGAGGCTCTCTTCTTGTCTTGATCATCTGTTACGTTGTTCCACGAAAAGAACAGTAGCTTTGTCTCTCCATATAGGGTTATTATCTGAAATGGGTAATTGTTTAGATTCATCAGCTAAAGTGGATAATAGCAACCATAGCCCACATGCTAATTCTGGTAACTATTTCCTCTCAAGTCTTTATTGCTTAATTGGGTTCTATGTTACAGTTTCTTGgatatttcttcttattctcaaAATGGGTTTTTCGAATAAGTAATTTGTCCATCTCTGGATCATCAAAAGTCAAACTCTTTTGAATTGCTCTGTTTAGTACATGTGTTTGATCCATGTTTGTATCTGTATTGATGTTCTTAGCATCATGAGTTTGattgaaaacacaccaaactaAAGAGATTTTACTATGTTTGAATGATCATTTTAATAGCTTCTTCGGGCTCTAAAGTTTCAAGCAAGACAAGCCGTTCAACGGGTCCTTCAGGACTAAGCACAACTTCTTACAGCACAGATAGTAGTTTTGGGCCATTACCAACACTTAGGACAGAAGGAGAGATACTTTCATCGCCTAACCTAAAAGCTTTCACTTTCAACGAACTCAAGAACGCGACTAAGAACTTTCGTCAAGATAATCTACTAGGGGAAGGAGGTTTCGGTTGTGTATTCAAAGGATGGATTGATCAAACATCTCTCACTGCTTCACGTCCCGGTTCTGGAATCGTTGTTGCTGTTAAGCAGCTTAAGCCTGAAGGTTTTCAAGGTCATAAAGAGTGGTTGGTAAGTTCGGTTTCTCGCCCTTTTTCGGTTCACCGTGATTAATGAGTGTGTGTTTGCTGACATTTTgagatattgttttttttttttttttcagactGAAGTAAACTATCTTGGTCAACTTAGTCACCCAAATCTTGTATTACTAGTTGGGTATTGCGCGGAAGGCGAAAACCGGCTTCTTGTATATGAATTCATGCCAAAAGGAAGCTTGGAGAATCATCTTTTTAGACGTATGTTTTCAGCAACTCAACAATCTTGAATTCAAGAAGAATCTtacatgtttctttgtttttcagttttcttataatcatCCGGTCAATGTTACTTGCAGGTGGGGCGCAGCCACTTACATGGGCAATAAGGATGAAAGTGGCGGTAGGTGCAGCTAAAGGGCTAACTTTTCTTCATGAAGCAAAGTCACAAGTGATATACAGAGACTTTAAAGCTGCTAACATTCTACTCGACGCTGTAATAAACCCGAGCATATACTCTCTATAACCACTTTCGGGATTTGCTTCTGATTCCTAACTGTTTGAAACTGTGTCTAAATGCAGGACTTCAATGCTAAGCTTTCAGATTTCGGATTGGCAAAAGCAGGTCCTACTGGTGATAATACACATGTGTCAACAAAGGTCATTGGTACTCATGGATATGCAGCTCCTGAATATGTTGCCACAGGTTTGTTCTAAACTTACATACGCGGTAATAAACTAGACAATACCACGAGCCCATCTATGGTCTCAATAAGGTTTTATCAGTTTCTGTGTAAGACAACTTCACAAGCTTTTTCCAAGAATGTTTCAAAACCTTTGACTTATTAATCTCGAAACGCTTTATCTTTCTCCAAGAACTCGTCAAGAGCTTTGACATTAACCAAAAATCTTTGACCTttagattgtttttgttttctctaagaACTCATCTAAACCTCATCTTCATCCACTGCAGGTAGATTAACCGCAAAGAGTGATGTGTACAGCTTCGGGGTCGTGCTACTAGAACTAATATCAGGACGGCGTGCCATGGACAATTCGAATGGAGGAAACGAGTATAGTCTTGTAGATTGGGCAACACCGTACCTTGGCGATAAGCGAAAGCTTTTTCGCATAATGGACACGAAACTAGGGGGTCAATATCCACAAAAGGGAGCTTTCACAGCTGCTAATCTTGCATTGCAATGCTTAAATCCCGATGCAAAACTCCGGCCAAAAATGTCAGAGGTTTTAGTCACATTAGAACAGCTAGAATCCGTTGCTAAACCTGGAACCAAACACACCCAAATGGAATCTCCAAGATTTCATCATTCTTCTGTTATGCAGAAATCTCCGGTAAGATATAGTCATGATCGGCCTCTGCTGCACATGACTCCTGGTGCATCGCCTTTACCTTCTTACACTCAATCTCCTCGTGTAAGATGAAACACATTTAAGAAAACAGATCGTGCTTTATGCTTGTATGTGTACTATATGTAAAAATGCAGGCTTGTCTGTGTAATTAGAGAGGAGTGATTGCAAAGGTTTATACAGAGATTAACTATTTACTTCAACTATTTTGTGTCTTCAAACATATCAGAGTAAATTGAAGCAAGATATGAAAATGATGTAATAGACTAGACATGAACACTGACCAAACACTCTCTAAActcaccaaaccaaaccaaaatgcAGAGGAAACACACTAAGTAATTGAATTCGACCATGTAAGATGAGTAGATGACACTCTCTTTTGCCTGAGCCTTCACCGTTTCCAGTCGGTTCTGGTTGACTTGTCTGAAACAATCAAGAAAGATATGGGTTAAAAGGTTATTTATCTGAGTAAAGCTTCAATACTTTTATAAGAATTCTGTAAATTTGAGTCTTGCTTACGAGTTATGTCCTTGGAAGAAGTAAAAGATTTGTCGCCGTTCATAGATCCTTTGGCAGAGGCTAAGAGAAGTTTTTGAGCCCTTGGAGACATAGTAGTAGTACTCAGCTTACCATTGGCTGGAGAAGGCAGTGAATGGCGCCGTAATGCCCCATTTATCTCAGTCTTCGCTTGGGCAAACCTCGGAGAGGCTTCTCCTTTGACTCTGGCCTTTGCAGATGCAGTCGGGGCCATGTAGCTGGGGATTTTCCGTCCGCTAAGGGTAAGCCCATCATCTTGTTTGTCAATATTTGCAGGCAGCAATGCTCGTTTTTCACTTTGCTTTGTGTTATCAGAACCAACATTACCATTCTCAGAGCTTACCTTCACATCTGCACATTTAAGGGCTTCGGCTTTGTCACTGGTCTCTGCAGTTTTCAGTTCATCTTCCTCCGTCCTATCCAAAACTGGTGACTTCTCATCTTTTACAATATCAAATTCGATGGGAACTGCATCagctttatctttctctttttcaccaAATTCAATATTGTCTCCTCCTTCAAGAACCTTTCCTTCAGACTCTATCTGCACAGAATCTCCagtatctttttcttttccagaaGACTCGATATTGTCTCCTTCTTCAAGAACCTTCCTTTCAGGCTCTATCTGCACAGGATCTGCAGtatctttctccttttcaGTAAACACAAtattttctccttctcctccttcaaGAACATTCCCTGAAACCTTCCCTTCAGACTCTATCTGCACAGAATCTGTAGtatctttctccttttcaGCAAACTCAATATTGTCTCCTCCTTCAAGAACATTCTCTGAAACTTTCCCTTCAGGCTGTATTTGCACAGAAGAATCTGgaatatctttcttcttcttctcagcagATCTAAGGGTGGCTTTCTTTGACCCGTTCGAAAGAGAAGACCTTTTGAGACTAGGACTGGGCTTCTCATCTTTAATCTCCAAAGGCGACCCCTCCTTTGAGCCGCTTCTACTTTTTCTCGAATTGTGATTTGCTTTGTCACTCTCATTTCTCAGGGGATCTTTACTAAGCGTGGAAGCCTTCCTCACATTTCGTTTAGGTTTATTTCTTTCAGCTGTAAAACGGCTAGGGCCAGTTCCACTAGTTGTGCCAGATGGTTTCTTGATACTTCGCTTTGGCCTTTTCTTTTCTGCTTCAACCACTGCTTGGTAGTTTCGCTTCTTTGACTGAGATTTTGGAATCTCAATCCTAGGTACTCGTGAACCAGAAGACCAAACTTGTAATTGTGTCCAGCGTTCAAGCCAAACCTTGGCTGAGTTAGGTTCCTCAGGACCATACTGGATCTTCAGAGGCAATGCAGTTGGTGAAGAAGCTAGAAGCTGAAAAGCCAGAGAAATAATAAGTTACAAACCAGAAAAGCCAATGTTGTGTTGCAAGATTGGTAAATCCGGGTTTACTGAGCAGGAGTTATGGAAATTATTATTCCACCAAGAACCATGAAACATAAGTTAAAGATACCTTATCAACAAAGACGAACTTTGTGGGATTATCCATCCAACTACACGTGCTCGATTGCAAAACTTCTGAATCACTTGCTTCCtaatagaagaaagaaaattgcaGCTTGATTATAACAAGCCTACAAAATCAGCCAACTATGTAATGAAGGCGTGATAAAGAGTCTCTACCATATGTTTTTTCTGAAACTGAATCGCAATATCTGAAGATCTAGCTTTCTGGCCACGAACAAGAGCCTGAAACTTCACAATTCCCCATATACATGAATATGTAGCAATGGCTTGTCTTCTCACCAAGTGACCACGGATAACTGCCTGCAGCCTGATGATACCTTTAAGAGTTCGAAATGCTCTACGTGCCTTCAGtagatgaataaaaaaacatcattaacACTACCAACTCTATTCACGTAGATTTGTCTTTGTTATGGCAAAGAATAAGTACCTGATGAGCTCTGAAGGTAGCTTGAACCTTAATTGCAGCTTGTTCAAGCTCGACTTCTCCCAAGTCATTCCTTGACTCGAGATTATCCTTGGACTCATCACCATTGATTGGAGAAACCACATTTTGAGCAGTAGAAGCTGGAACTGGTTGTGATGAAACCACCGGAGGATCAACTGTTAAGTTTGACAAATCTTCTGTCACCGATTCCACCAGCTCTTCTTTCTTAGCAGATTTCTTTGTACATGTGAACAACATTACAGTTAGAATAATCCTCATTCATTTTAAGGATGAGTTAGGAATCCCAAACTCTTACCAGTTTCTGGCT
This sequence is a window from Arabidopsis thaliana chromosome 1 sequence. Protein-coding genes within it:
- the IQD28 gene encoding IQ-domain 28 (IQ-domain 28 (IQD28); FUNCTIONS IN: calmodulin binding; INVOLVED IN: biological_process unknown; LOCATED IN: plasma membrane; EXPRESSED IN: 22 plant structures; EXPRESSED DURING: 13 growth stages; CONTAINS InterPro DOMAIN/s: IQ calmodulin-binding region (InterPro:IPR000048); BEST Arabidopsis thaliana protein match is: IQ-domain 29 (TAIR:AT2G02790.1); Has 35333 Blast hits to 34131 proteins in 2444 species: Archae - 798; Bacteria - 22429; Metazoa - 974; Fungi - 991; Plants - 531; Viruses - 0; Other Eukaryotes - 9610 (source: NCBI BLink).), producing the protein MGKTPGKWIKTLLLGKKSPKSNSDNRSQKLKSAKKEELVESVTEDLSNLTVDPPVVSSQPVPASTAQNVVSPINGDESKDNLESRNDLGEVELEQAAIKVQATFRAHQARRAFRTLKGIIRLQAVIRGHLVRRQAIATYSCIWGIVKFQALVRGQKARSSDIAIQFQKKHMEASDSEVLQSSTCSWMDNPTKFVFVDKLLASSPTALPLKIQYGPEEPNSAKVWLERWTQLQVWSSGSRVPRIEIPKSQSKKRNYQAVVEAEKKRPKRSIKKPSGTTSGTGPSRFTAERNKPKRNVRKASTLSKDPLRNESDKANHNSRKSRSGSKEGSPLEIKDEKPSPSLKRSSLSNGSKKATLRSAEKKKKDIPDSSVQIQPEGKVSENVLEEGDNIESSGKEKDTGDSVQIESEGKVLEGGDNIEFGEKEKDKADAVPIEFDIVKDEKSPVLDRTEEDELKTAETSDKAEALKCADVKVSSENGNVGSDNTKQSEKRALLPANIDKQDDGLTLSGRKIPSYMAPTASAKARVKGEASPRFAQAKTEINGALRRHSLPSPANGKLSTTTMSPRAQKLLLASAKGSMNGDKSFTSSKDITHKSTRTDWKR
- the IQD28 gene encoding IQ-domain 28 (IQ-domain 28 (IQD28); FUNCTIONS IN: calmodulin binding; INVOLVED IN: biological_process unknown; LOCATED IN: plasma membrane; EXPRESSED IN: 22 plant structures; EXPRESSED DURING: 13 growth stages; CONTAINS InterPro DOMAIN/s: IQ calmodulin-binding region (InterPro:IPR000048); BEST Arabidopsis thaliana protein match is: IQ-domain 29 (TAIR:AT2G02790.1); Has 6802 Blast hits to 5296 proteins in 468 species: Archae - 2; Bacteria - 474; Metazoa - 2682; Fungi - 509; Plants - 1003; Viruses - 37; Other Eukaryotes - 2095 (source: NCBI BLink).), giving the protein MGKTPGKWIKTLLLGKKSPKSNSDNRSQKLKSAKKEELVESVTEDLSNLTVDPPVVSSQPVPASTAQNVVSPINGDESKDNLESRNDLGEVELEQAAIKVQATFRAHQARRAFRTLKGIIRLQAVIRGHLVRRQAIATYSCIWGIVKFQALVRGQKARSSDIAIQFQKKHMEASDSEVLQSSTCSWMDNPTKFVFVDKLLASSPTALPLKIQYGPEEPNSAKVWLERWTQLQVWSSGSRVPRIEIPKSQSKKRNYQAVVEAEKKRPKRSIKKPSGTTSGTGPSRFTAERNKPKRNVRKASTLSKDPLRNESDKANHNSRKSRSGSKEGSPLEIKDEKPSPSLKRSSLSNGSKKATLRSAEKKKKDIPDSSVQIQPEGKVSENVLEGGDNIEFAEKEKDTTDSVQIESEGKVSGNVLEGGEGENIVFTEKEKDTADPVQIEPERKVLEEGDNIESSGKEKDTGDSVQIESEGKVLEGGDNIEFGEKEKDKADAVPIEFDIVKDEKSPVLDRTEEDELKTAETSDKAEALKCADVKVSSENGNVGSDNTKQSEKRALLPANIDKQDDGLTLSGRKIPSYMAPTASAKARVKGEASPRFAQAKTEINGALRRHSLPSPANGKLSTTTMSPRAQKLLLASAKGSMNGDKSFTSSKDITHKSTRTDWKR
- the APK2A gene encoding protein kinase 2A (protein kinase 2A (APK2A); FUNCTIONS IN: protein serine/threonine kinase activity, protein kinase activity, kinase activity, ATP binding; INVOLVED IN: protein amino acid phosphorylation; LOCATED IN: chloroplast; EXPRESSED IN: 17 plant structures; EXPRESSED DURING: 9 growth stages; CONTAINS InterPro DOMAIN/s: Protein kinase, ATP binding site (InterPro:IPR017441), Protein kinase, catalytic domain (InterPro:IPR000719), Serine-threonine/tyrosine-protein kinase (InterPro:IPR001245), Protein kinase-like domain (InterPro:IPR011009), Serine/threonine-protein kinase, active site (InterPro:IPR008271); BEST Arabidopsis thaliana protein match is: protein kinase 2B (TAIR:AT2G02800.2); Has 112844 Blast hits to 111359 proteins in 3847 species: Archae - 89; Bacteria - 13219; Metazoa - 41419; Fungi - 9318; Plants - 32676; Viruses - 341; Other Eukaryotes - 15782 (source: NCBI BLink).), whose translation is MGNCLDSSAKVDNSNHSPHANSASSGSKVSSKTSRSTGPSGLSTTSYSTDSSFGPLPTLRTEGEILSSPNLKAFTFNELKNATKNFRQDNLLGEGGFGCVFKGWIDQTSLTASRPGSGIVVAVKQLKPEGFQGHKEWLTEVNYLGQLSHPNLVLLVGYCAEGENRLLVYEFMPKGSLENHLFRRGAQPLTWAIRMKVAVGAAKGLTFLHEAKSQVIYRDFKAANILLDADFNAKLSDFGLAKAGPTGDNTHVSTKVIGTHGYAAPEYVATGRLTAKSDVYSFGVVLLELISGRRAMDNSNGGNEYSLVDWATPYLGDKRKLFRIMDTKLGGQYPQKGAFTAANLALQCLNPDAKLRPKMSEVLVTLEQLESVAKPGTKHTQMESPRFHHSSVMQKSPVRYSHDRPLLHMTPGASPLPSYTQSPRVR
- the IQD28 gene encoding IQ-domain 28; amino-acid sequence: MGKTPGKWIKTLLLGKKSPKSNSDNRSQKLKSAKKEELVESVTEDLSNLTVDPPVVSSQPVPASTAQNVVSPINGDESKDNLESRNDLGEVELEQAAIKVQATFRAHQARRAFRTLKGIIRLQAVIRGHLVRRQAIATYSCIWGIVKFQALVRGQKARSSDIAIQFQKKHMEASDSEVLQSSTCSWMDNPTKFVFVDKLLASSPTALPLKIQYGPEEPNSAKVWLERWTQLQVWSSGSRVPRIEIPKSQSKKRNYQAVVEAEKKRPKRSIKKPSGTTSGTGPSRFTAERNKPKRNVRKASTLSKDPLRNESDKANHNSRKSRSGSKEGSPLEIKDEKPSPSLKRSSLSNGSKKATLRSAEKKKKDIPDSSVQIQPEGKVSENVLEGGDNIEFGEKEKDKADAVPIEFDIVKDEKSPVLDRTEEDELKTAETSDKAEALKCADVKVSSENGNVGSDNTKQSEKRALLPANIDKQDDGLTLSGRKIPSYMAPTASAKARVKGEASPRFAQAKTEINGALRRHSLPSPANGKLSTTTMSPRAQKLLLASAKGSMNGDKSFTSSKDITHKSTRTDWKR